From a region of the Marinomonas mediterranea MMB-1 genome:
- a CDS encoding coiled-coil domain-containing protein translates to MSVMSWLLIGAAAFFAITCLVSAGWYLYVRRQVRSHESDSSDSEINDDSETSDLAGGASNANAEKDRDVWLSLLVEQSEVCQTLIEQYGQNSPHEKAILTCWQTFLDVEITLLSNQHKIQETERLLDAFAPLVERLMDAQDVEMMLRKLSVNTKLLKQINKIVQKTGDQVFEQMNVTSNLNLQLEKAQAKLLNETELDQELAELRAEIASMYDLAERLKRESALETAAHSDEYHLALDDFLDGALGNDFLAPMADEMDHKINDLKHLADYQADAIADLKKQLKEVKERKDKGKHIDTADIAVARMEKAMLENNKVIKSLENKLLSVQTIKHNLNVDVRRREAELLHKDAMLKEKQRARSGGDEWRDVIEQEYSAMSNMEKLLSDIPLTDESQEFHTEQGGKVGELRAMVRESELYVEMLESDLDKLKEKKDTLEETLAAALRGEKVDIQSANNEAKAREEVENLREINGELSREQQKLVRELDALGKDDEETAKLKDMIIDLDQKIETVQAQYVAMEEKYLNAMMSQE, encoded by the coding sequence ATGAGTGTTATGTCTTGGTTGCTTATAGGAGCTGCTGCGTTTTTTGCTATTACTTGCTTAGTATCAGCAGGTTGGTACTTGTATGTACGTCGCCAAGTTCGTTCTCACGAGTCTGATTCTAGTGATAGCGAGATCAATGACGACTCTGAAACTTCGGATCTGGCAGGTGGCGCTTCCAACGCCAATGCTGAGAAAGATCGTGATGTTTGGTTGTCGCTGTTAGTGGAGCAAAGCGAGGTCTGTCAGACGTTGATCGAGCAGTATGGTCAAAATAGTCCGCATGAAAAAGCCATATTGACCTGTTGGCAGACGTTTCTTGATGTCGAAATTACCTTACTTTCTAACCAACATAAAATACAAGAAACTGAACGTCTGCTGGATGCATTTGCTCCTCTTGTTGAACGGTTGATGGACGCACAAGACGTCGAAATGATGTTGCGTAAATTGTCTGTTAATACCAAATTGCTCAAACAAATTAATAAGATTGTTCAAAAAACGGGCGATCAAGTGTTTGAACAAATGAACGTCACCTCGAACTTAAACTTACAGCTTGAGAAGGCGCAAGCAAAGCTACTCAATGAAACAGAGCTAGATCAAGAACTGGCAGAACTGCGTGCGGAAATCGCTAGCATGTACGATTTAGCGGAGCGGTTAAAACGAGAGTCTGCGCTGGAAACGGCGGCACATTCTGATGAGTATCATCTAGCATTGGATGACTTCTTGGATGGAGCGTTGGGCAATGACTTCCTTGCTCCAATGGCAGATGAGATGGATCACAAAATTAATGACCTAAAACATCTCGCTGATTATCAGGCAGACGCCATCGCCGATCTTAAAAAACAGCTAAAAGAAGTTAAAGAGCGTAAAGATAAGGGCAAACACATCGATACGGCGGACATCGCAGTTGCGAGGATGGAAAAAGCCATGCTCGAAAACAACAAGGTCATTAAATCTCTAGAAAACAAATTACTGAGTGTACAAACGATTAAACACAACCTGAATGTTGATGTTCGACGCCGTGAGGCGGAGTTACTTCATAAAGATGCGATGTTGAAAGAAAAGCAACGAGCTCGTTCCGGTGGTGATGAATGGCGCGATGTGATTGAGCAAGAATATTCTGCTATGAGCAACATGGAGAAACTGCTTAGCGACATTCCTCTGACGGATGAATCACAGGAGTTTCACACCGAGCAGGGCGGAAAAGTCGGTGAGCTTCGAGCGATGGTGAGGGAATCCGAATTGTATGTTGAAATGCTAGAGTCGGATCTCGATAAGCTCAAAGAGAAAAAAGATACGCTGGAGGAAACGTTAGCCGCAGCGCTTCGTGGTGAAAAAGTCGATATACAATCCGCGAACAATGAAGCCAAAGCCCGAGAAGAAGTAGAGAACCTGCGTGAGATCAATGGCGAACTTTCCAGAGAGCAGCAAAAACTCGTACGTGAACTGGACGCGTTAGGTAAAGACGATGAGGAAACAGCGAAGCTGAAAGACATGATCATCGATCTTGATCAGAAAATTGAGACCGTCCAAGCTCAGTATGTTGCAATGGAAGAGAAATACTTAAACGCGATGATGTCTCAAGAGTAG
- a CDS encoding regulatory protein RecX, whose protein sequence is MTRNELYENAMLILSQRDHSIREIREKLTKKSPDNEHIEEVITQLIEFNYLNEQRFAQTYIRSKAARLYGQFRIKQELKMKGVDQETISIAFDEEETDWSENAKALRHRKFGEEVPSDFKVKSKQMRYLQSHGFSFDEINYSFETEAFRTDAF, encoded by the coding sequence ATGACTCGAAACGAACTCTATGAAAACGCGATGCTTATACTTTCTCAACGAGATCACAGCATTCGGGAAATAAGGGAAAAACTCACCAAAAAGAGCCCCGACAACGAACACATTGAAGAGGTCATTACTCAACTAATTGAGTTTAACTATCTAAACGAACAGCGTTTTGCGCAAACCTACATTCGTTCGAAGGCTGCCCGCCTATACGGCCAGTTTAGGATCAAGCAAGAACTCAAGATGAAAGGCGTCGACCAAGAGACCATTTCAATCGCGTTCGACGAAGAAGAGACAGATTGGTCTGAAAACGCGAAAGCTCTGCGTCACAGAAAGTTTGGCGAGGAGGTACCAAGCGACTTCAAAGTGAAGTCCAAACAAATGCGTTATCTACAAAGTCACGGATTTAGTTTCGATGAGATAAACTATTCTTTTGAAACGGAAGCCTTTAGAACAGATGCATTTTAA
- the alr gene encoding alanine racemase — MARPLKAIIDLEAIKINYQFSKKLHPTCKALAVVKSDAYGHGAVDVATYLDDDVDAFAVAAIEEALQLREADVTSPILLLEGVFEQNEWPLCEELGFWCVIENTTQLDGLLNAQSKIEKVFVKLDTGMHRLGLNSLQVEHVVDTLKASGLVEEVVLMTHFSCADDLSSLETIKQLTLFEEANRTVGHLTTSVANSAAIMKWSVPEGGWIRPGIMLYGISPFVGVTGTQLGLKPAMQLVSKVISVRDVNIGDTVGYSQQYTAEHPHQIATVAVGYGDGYPRSSENGTPVALSGDTAELAGRVSMDMITVKLSNQASSERPHQERKIQLGEEVELWGEQVPVEEVAYRSGTIGYELVTRMTQRPMREYKTTKEQS, encoded by the coding sequence ATGGCGCGCCCTTTAAAAGCGATCATTGATCTTGAAGCGATTAAAATAAACTATCAGTTTTCTAAAAAGTTACACCCTACCTGTAAAGCGCTTGCTGTGGTGAAAAGTGATGCCTACGGGCATGGTGCGGTGGACGTTGCCACGTACCTTGATGACGATGTGGATGCATTTGCTGTGGCCGCTATCGAGGAGGCGTTGCAACTCCGAGAAGCGGATGTTACTTCTCCAATACTTCTACTAGAAGGCGTATTTGAGCAAAATGAGTGGCCATTATGCGAAGAGCTCGGTTTTTGGTGTGTGATTGAAAATACAACGCAACTTGATGGGTTGCTGAACGCTCAGAGCAAGATCGAAAAGGTCTTCGTGAAATTAGATACTGGCATGCATCGATTAGGACTTAACTCGCTTCAGGTAGAGCACGTTGTCGACACATTGAAAGCATCTGGGCTGGTGGAAGAGGTTGTCTTAATGACTCACTTTTCTTGTGCGGATGATTTGTCCAGCTTAGAGACCATTAAGCAATTAACCTTGTTTGAGGAAGCGAATCGTACGGTAGGTCATCTCACCACAAGTGTGGCTAACTCAGCAGCGATTATGAAGTGGAGTGTTCCCGAAGGTGGCTGGATTAGACCTGGGATTATGCTTTATGGAATATCACCTTTTGTGGGGGTGACGGGAACTCAATTAGGGTTGAAGCCTGCTATGCAGCTGGTATCAAAGGTCATTTCAGTACGCGATGTGAATATCGGTGACACAGTGGGATACAGTCAACAATATACCGCAGAGCATCCGCATCAAATAGCAACCGTTGCGGTTGGGTATGGTGATGGTTACCCACGTAGTTCTGAAAATGGTACTCCGGTTGCATTAAGTGGTGACACCGCGGAGTTAGCTGGGCGAGTATCTATGGACATGATCACGGTTAAACTTTCCAATCAAGCGTCTAGCGAACGGCCTCATCAGGAACGAAAGATTCAACTAGGTGAGGAGGTTGAGCTTTGGGGCGAGCAGGTTCCGGTAGAAGAAGTCGCTTATCGGTCTGGTACGATTGGGTATGAGTTAGTAACCCGCATGACGCAACGCCCAATGCGAGAGTATAAAACCACTAAAGAGCAAAGCTAA
- the alaS gene encoding alanine--tRNA ligase — MKSSELRQSFLSYFESKQHQVVESSSLIPGNDPTLLFTNAGMVQFKDVFLGTDKRNYTRATTSQRCVRAGGKHNDLENVGYTARHHTFFEMLGNFSFGDYFKQDAIGYAWEFLTKVAKLPQEKLLVTVYAEDDEAFDIWHKEIGLPKEKIIRIGDNKGARYASDNFWQMGDTGPCGPCTEVFYDHGEHIWGGPPGSPEEDGDRFIEIWNVVFMQFNRSANGDMAPLPKPSVDTGMGLERIAAILQGVHSNYEIDLFQNLIKASANAVGTNDLESQSLRVIADHIRSCSFMIVDGVVPSNEGRGYVLRRIIRRAIRHGNKLGQKGVFFHTLVEALDSEMGEAYPELRKLKERVASILLKEEEQFAKTLDQGMRILEEAISELGDSKVIPGETVFKLYDTYGFPADLTNDVARENELEIDEAGFEAAMEEQRARARSASNFSMDMSGDVSIDSETEFTGYTELEGDCVVEALIVDGSNVDEIQAGQDAVVLLKSTPFYGESGGQAGDQGWLRGPGAFKVSNTAKQGKAHLHQGVLKEGAIKVGDTVAAQVDRSMRNATALNHSATHLVHEALRRIVGDHVNQKGSLVNAERLRFDFSHFEGLTNAEIEQVEDMVNEQIRLNHEVITEIMDVDSAKEKGAMALFGEKYDSEVRVLTMGADYSIELCGGTHVKRTGDIGLFKIVTEGGIAAGVRRIEAVTGKAAIDAVRQTENALNGVAAVVKGNKENALEKVSALNDQARALQKEIDALKSKLAAAAGSDLAGQAIDIEGGKLLVAQVESDPKALRDLLDQLKSKLESAVILLAAVNDGKVSLIAGVTKELTKKVKAGDLIKMVAPLVDGKGGGRPDMAQAGGNNPAALPDALEQVPAWVKERI; from the coding sequence ATGAAGAGTTCTGAGTTACGTCAGTCATTTTTGTCTTACTTTGAGAGTAAGCAACACCAGGTTGTCGAATCAAGTTCTTTGATTCCCGGCAATGATCCGACTTTGCTATTTACCAATGCTGGTATGGTGCAGTTTAAAGATGTGTTTTTAGGCACAGATAAGCGCAACTACACTCGCGCGACAACATCACAGCGTTGTGTGCGAGCGGGTGGTAAACACAATGATCTAGAGAATGTCGGTTACACGGCACGTCATCATACTTTCTTTGAGATGTTGGGGAATTTTAGTTTTGGTGATTACTTCAAGCAGGATGCCATTGGCTATGCTTGGGAGTTTCTTACAAAAGTAGCCAAGCTGCCACAAGAAAAGTTGCTCGTGACTGTCTACGCAGAAGACGACGAAGCATTTGATATTTGGCACAAAGAGATTGGCCTGCCAAAAGAGAAGATTATCCGCATCGGTGACAATAAAGGTGCTCGCTACGCGTCAGACAACTTCTGGCAGATGGGCGATACAGGACCTTGCGGCCCTTGTACTGAAGTATTTTATGACCACGGCGAACACATCTGGGGTGGGCCTCCAGGTTCTCCAGAAGAAGATGGTGACCGCTTTATCGAAATCTGGAATGTCGTCTTTATGCAGTTCAACCGTTCTGCTAATGGAGACATGGCGCCGTTACCAAAACCGTCGGTTGATACCGGTATGGGGCTTGAGCGTATCGCTGCCATCCTACAAGGCGTGCACAGCAACTACGAAATCGATTTGTTCCAAAACTTGATTAAAGCATCCGCGAACGCTGTCGGCACAAATGACCTAGAAAGTCAGTCTTTGCGCGTAATTGCAGATCACATTCGTTCATGCTCGTTCATGATCGTGGATGGTGTTGTACCGTCAAACGAAGGCCGTGGTTATGTTTTGCGCCGTATTATTCGTCGAGCAATTCGCCATGGTAATAAACTGGGTCAAAAAGGCGTGTTCTTCCACACATTGGTAGAAGCGCTTGATAGTGAAATGGGCGAAGCCTACCCAGAGTTGAGAAAGCTAAAAGAGCGTGTTGCGTCGATCTTGTTAAAAGAAGAAGAGCAGTTTGCTAAAACCCTTGATCAAGGGATGCGCATCTTGGAAGAAGCGATTAGCGAACTGGGCGACAGCAAGGTTATTCCAGGTGAAACCGTGTTCAAGCTTTATGATACTTATGGCTTCCCTGCTGACCTGACCAACGATGTCGCTCGTGAAAATGAGCTAGAAATCGATGAAGCTGGTTTTGAAGCGGCAATGGAAGAGCAGCGCGCTCGTGCTCGTTCAGCAAGTAACTTTAGCATGGATATGTCTGGTGACGTATCGATTGACTCAGAAACAGAATTTACAGGCTACACTGAGCTAGAAGGTGACTGTGTTGTTGAAGCACTGATTGTTGATGGTTCGAATGTGGATGAGATCCAAGCCGGACAAGATGCGGTTGTGTTGCTTAAATCAACGCCTTTCTATGGCGAGTCTGGTGGCCAAGCGGGTGACCAAGGCTGGTTGCGTGGACCGGGTGCTTTTAAAGTATCGAACACCGCTAAGCAGGGCAAAGCACATTTACATCAAGGTGTGTTAAAAGAAGGCGCAATTAAAGTCGGTGATACGGTTGCAGCACAAGTGGATCGTTCTATGCGCAACGCAACGGCATTGAACCACTCGGCAACTCATTTGGTTCATGAGGCGCTTCGTCGTATTGTTGGAGACCATGTTAATCAAAAAGGCTCGTTGGTAAATGCTGAGCGCTTACGTTTTGATTTCTCTCACTTTGAGGGATTAACAAACGCTGAGATTGAACAAGTTGAAGACATGGTTAACGAGCAAATTCGCTTGAACCATGAGGTTATTACCGAAATCATGGACGTTGATTCTGCGAAAGAAAAGGGCGCGATGGCTCTATTCGGAGAAAAATACGACAGTGAAGTACGCGTATTAACAATGGGGGCTGACTACTCAATTGAATTGTGTGGTGGTACTCACGTTAAGCGCACTGGTGACATCGGCTTATTTAAGATCGTGACAGAAGGCGGCATTGCAGCTGGCGTACGTCGTATTGAAGCGGTGACCGGCAAAGCAGCGATTGACGCAGTACGTCAAACAGAAAATGCATTGAACGGCGTTGCGGCCGTTGTTAAAGGTAATAAAGAAAATGCGTTAGAAAAAGTGAGTGCTCTTAACGATCAAGCGCGAGCACTACAAAAAGAAATTGATGCTCTTAAATCTAAATTGGCCGCAGCAGCGGGTAGTGATCTGGCTGGGCAAGCGATCGACATTGAAGGCGGAAAGCTTCTTGTCGCGCAAGTTGAGTCTGATCCTAAAGCATTGCGTGACCTGTTAGATCAACTTAAGAGCAAACTTGAGTCAGCTGTTATTCTGCTTGCTGCGGTCAACGACGGTAAAGTGAGCCTAATTGCAGGTGTGACGAAAGAGCTTACTAAGAAAGTGAAGGCAGGTGATCTCATCAAGATGGTTGCTCCTTTGGTAGACGGTAAAGGTGGCGGACGTCCCGATATGGCACAAGCTGGCGGGAATAACCCAGCGGCGTTACCTGATGCGCTAGAGCAAGTGCCAGCTTGGGTGAAAGAGCGTATTTAG
- a CDS encoding aspartate kinase, giving the protein MALLVQKYGGTSVGSVERIEAVADRVLKHKQQGDDIVVAVSAMSGETNRLIELAKSIQETPDSREMDVLLSTGEQVTIALLSMALMKRGLSAVSYTGSQIRIKTDSAHGKARIEEIDTTRMRADLDAGRVVVVAGFQGADEQGNITTLGRGGSDTTGVALAAALTADECQIYTDVDGVYTTDPRVVDTARRLDKITFEEMLEMASLGSKVLQIRSVEFAGKYQVPLRVLSSFKDGEGTLITTEENDTMEQPAVSGIAFTRDEAKLTLKGVPDIPGVASKILGPISDANIEVDMIVQNVSADGTTDFTFTVHRNDHDKALGILKSIEKELGARDTLTDARIAKVSIVGVGMRSHAGVASTMFKALAEDAINIQLISTSEIKVSVIIDEKYMELAVRALHSAFKLNVSASGVSEV; this is encoded by the coding sequence ATGGCGTTGTTAGTACAAAAATATGGAGGCACGTCCGTTGGCTCAGTAGAGCGAATTGAGGCCGTAGCGGATCGAGTGCTGAAACATAAGCAACAAGGGGATGATATTGTTGTTGCTGTTTCGGCAATGAGTGGTGAAACCAACCGCCTTATTGAGTTGGCGAAAAGCATTCAAGAAACCCCTGACTCTCGGGAAATGGATGTTTTGTTATCAACAGGCGAGCAAGTAACGATTGCGCTATTGTCGATGGCTTTAATGAAACGAGGGTTGTCTGCTGTTTCTTATACTGGTTCACAAATCCGTATCAAAACTGATAGCGCTCATGGTAAAGCACGTATCGAAGAGATTGATACAACGCGGATGCGCGCCGATCTAGATGCCGGTCGTGTGGTTGTCGTGGCGGGTTTTCAGGGCGCTGACGAGCAAGGCAATATCACGACGTTGGGACGTGGTGGCTCGGATACGACGGGTGTGGCGCTTGCCGCTGCTTTGACGGCGGATGAATGTCAAATTTATACCGATGTGGACGGTGTGTACACCACTGATCCTCGCGTAGTCGACACCGCAAGGCGTTTAGATAAGATAACATTTGAAGAAATGCTGGAAATGGCCAGTCTAGGATCAAAAGTATTGCAGATCCGTTCAGTAGAGTTTGCTGGTAAGTATCAAGTGCCTTTGCGAGTACTTTCTAGCTTTAAAGATGGCGAAGGCACCCTGATAACCACTGAGGAGAACGATACTATGGAACAGCCCGCTGTATCCGGAATTGCATTTACACGAGATGAAGCCAAACTTACATTAAAAGGTGTACCTGATATCCCAGGTGTTGCATCAAAGATTCTTGGGCCAATCAGTGATGCAAACATTGAAGTGGATATGATTGTTCAAAACGTCTCAGCGGACGGCACAACGGACTTTACGTTTACAGTCCACCGAAACGATCACGATAAGGCTTTAGGTATATTGAAGTCGATTGAGAAAGAGCTTGGTGCGCGCGATACGCTAACCGATGCTAGAATTGCTAAGGTGTCGATTGTTGGTGTAGGTATGCGCTCACACGCAGGTGTGGCGAGCACAATGTTTAAAGCGTTGGCAGAAGACGCGATCAACATTCAGCTTATCTCCACGTCGGAAATTAAAGTCTCTGTCATTATCGACGAGAAATACATGGAACTAGCGGTACGAGCGTTACATTCAGCATTCAAGCTTAACGTATCTGCATCAGGCGTTAGCGAAGTTTAA
- the csrA gene encoding carbon storage regulator CsrA, translated as MLILTRRVGETLMVGDEVSVTVLGVKGNQVRIGINAPKDVSVHREEIYLRIQKEQDEHNLED; from the coding sequence ATGCTTATTCTAACTCGTCGTGTCGGTGAAACTTTAATGGTTGGTGATGAAGTGTCTGTAACGGTTCTTGGTGTTAAAGGTAACCAAGTTCGTATCGGTATCAATGCGCCTAAAGATGTTTCTGTACACCGTGAAGAAATCTATCTTCGCATTCAAAAAGAACAAGACGAACACAATCTAGAAGATTAA
- a CDS encoding tRNA dihydrouridine synthase — MEGVMDHIMRSLLSSIGGMDYLVSEFIRVSQNPIPVTGFRRLVPEIDKNSRTEHGHPVHIQLLGSNAERIAQSAINAVAAGAKHIDMNFGCPAKRVNGHGGGSVLLQTPEQLHLIMSSLQQVLPSHIGLSAKIRLGYEDESLLFENVSAIEEAGTHALTVHGRTKKDGYKPPARWEKIGEINARSKMRIIANGDIDDFETLMRCHEMTGCVDFMIGRGSLSNPFVFRQLKHRLESEGHTVKTEQNKKEPLLTLIDQYQKNLRGECDEFATVGRLKQWCAYLKRHYPYIEANLRELRQTTTAEEFLALLDKIERS; from the coding sequence ATGGAAGGCGTTATGGATCACATAATGAGATCCCTTCTGTCATCAATTGGGGGGATGGACTATTTAGTTTCAGAATTTATTCGTGTTTCTCAGAACCCTATCCCTGTTACTGGTTTTAGAAGGTTGGTGCCTGAAATTGATAAAAACAGTCGCACTGAGCATGGACACCCAGTTCACATACAGCTTTTAGGCAGCAATGCAGAAAGAATAGCACAAAGTGCAATAAATGCAGTTGCTGCTGGGGCAAAGCATATTGATATGAATTTCGGCTGCCCAGCCAAGCGAGTCAACGGGCATGGCGGCGGCTCAGTGCTACTGCAAACTCCTGAGCAGTTACACCTAATTATGAGCAGTCTACAGCAAGTGCTCCCTAGCCATATTGGATTGTCAGCCAAAATAAGGCTTGGCTATGAAGATGAATCGCTTCTATTCGAAAACGTATCCGCAATAGAAGAAGCAGGAACGCACGCTCTGACCGTTCACGGACGTACAAAGAAAGATGGGTATAAGCCACCTGCACGATGGGAAAAGATTGGAGAAATAAACGCTCGGAGCAAAATGCGTATTATTGCCAATGGTGATATTGATGACTTCGAGACGTTAATGCGATGCCACGAAATGACTGGCTGTGTTGATTTTATGATCGGGCGAGGCAGCTTAAGCAACCCATTTGTTTTTAGGCAGCTCAAACATCGATTAGAAAGCGAAGGCCATACCGTAAAAACTGAACAAAACAAAAAAGAACCTCTGCTCACGCTCATTGACCAATACCAAAAAAATCTACGAGGTGAGTGTGACGAATTTGCCACCGTAGGCAGGCTAAAACAATGGTGCGCATACCTTAAAAGGCATTACCCCTATATTGAAGCCAACCTAAGAGAGCTGAGACAAACAACCACCGCTGAAGAGTTTTTAGCGTTACTTGATAAAATTGAACGTAGTTAA
- a CDS encoding OadG family protein: protein MNELVSEGIGLMVLGMGFVFLFLIVLIFATSYMSTLVNKLFPEVAQPATPAKAPSASAAANTVDPQIIAAISAAIHQHRNR from the coding sequence ATGAACGAATTGGTTAGTGAAGGTATCGGCCTAATGGTCTTGGGGATGGGGTTTGTATTCCTCTTCTTGATTGTTCTGATTTTTGCTACTAGCTATATGTCTACCTTGGTTAATAAGCTGTTTCCTGAAGTGGCTCAACCTGCTACTCCTGCTAAAGCGCCTAGTGCTTCTGCAGCAGCGAATACCGTAGACCCTCAGATTATTGCTGCTATTTCGGCAGCAATACACCAACATCGCAACAGATAA
- the oadA gene encoding sodium-extruding oxaloacetate decarboxylase subunit alpha, with translation MTTTKQPLGITDVVLRDAHQSLFATRLRIDDMLPIAEKLDKVGFWSLESWGGATFDSCIRFIGEDPWDRIRELKKAMPNTPQQMLLRGQNLLGYRHYADDVVAKFVERAATNGVDVFRIFDAMNDPRNLEQAIKSVKEVGKHAQGTLSYTKSHVHTTKTWVDYAKTLEDMGADSIAIKDMSGILTPYDAFELVGLLKEQTDLEVQLHAHATSGLSDMTILKAVEAGIDRVDTAISSMSMTYGHSATESVVAALQGTNRDTGLDLALLEEIAAYFRVVRKKYAKFEGSLRGTDSRILIAQVPGGMLTNMENQLKEQGAADKFDEVLEEIPKVRQDLGMIPLVTPTSQIVGTQAVLNVLTGERYKSISKETAGVLKGEYGAAPAEFNKELQTRVLDGAEPITCRPADLLEPEVEKLTQELETLASEKGIALSNESIDDVLTYALFPQIGLKFLENRGDASAFEPVPTGEELVAKAPVEAGPAVYTVSVSGQSYVVEVTDGGDISQIQPVGSASAAPVAAAAPAPASGGEDVPAPLAGNIFKVLVSPGQQVQEGETIMILEAMKMETEISAPKSGVVGSIYVKEGDAVQVGQALVSL, from the coding sequence ATGACAACAACTAAACAACCTCTTGGTATAACCGATGTCGTACTACGCGACGCACATCAATCACTATTTGCTACACGCCTACGTATTGACGATATGCTTCCTATTGCAGAGAAGCTAGATAAAGTAGGTTTTTGGTCACTTGAATCTTGGGGTGGGGCGACGTTTGACTCGTGCATCCGATTCATTGGTGAAGATCCTTGGGATCGTATTCGTGAGCTTAAAAAAGCGATGCCGAATACGCCTCAGCAGATGCTTCTGCGCGGACAGAATTTATTAGGCTACCGACATTATGCGGATGATGTTGTGGCTAAGTTTGTTGAACGTGCTGCAACAAACGGTGTGGATGTGTTTCGTATCTTTGATGCGATGAATGATCCACGCAACCTAGAGCAGGCTATTAAGTCGGTAAAAGAAGTAGGGAAGCATGCCCAAGGAACGCTTTCTTATACTAAAAGCCATGTGCATACGACTAAGACGTGGGTTGATTACGCCAAGACACTTGAAGACATGGGGGCAGATTCCATTGCCATTAAAGATATGTCTGGAATCTTGACGCCGTATGATGCGTTTGAATTGGTTGGCTTGCTAAAAGAACAAACAGATTTAGAAGTTCAATTGCATGCGCACGCGACATCAGGGTTGTCGGATATGACGATTTTGAAAGCGGTAGAAGCAGGTATTGATCGAGTAGATACGGCTATTTCTTCCATGTCTATGACGTACGGTCATTCAGCAACCGAGTCAGTTGTCGCTGCGCTTCAAGGTACAAACCGCGATACCGGATTGGATCTTGCGTTGCTTGAAGAAATTGCTGCTTACTTCCGTGTTGTTCGCAAAAAATATGCGAAGTTTGAAGGCTCTCTGCGTGGTACTGACTCTCGGATCCTAATCGCACAAGTTCCTGGTGGCATGTTAACAAACATGGAAAATCAGTTAAAAGAGCAGGGGGCTGCGGACAAGTTTGATGAAGTATTGGAAGAGATACCAAAAGTTCGTCAAGACCTCGGCATGATCCCGCTAGTAACGCCTACGTCTCAAATTGTGGGTACGCAGGCTGTACTAAATGTTTTAACAGGTGAGCGTTATAAGTCTATCTCTAAAGAAACCGCCGGTGTTTTGAAGGGAGAGTATGGTGCTGCACCAGCAGAGTTCAATAAAGAGTTGCAAACTCGAGTGTTAGATGGCGCTGAGCCGATCACTTGTCGCCCTGCTGATTTGTTAGAACCAGAAGTTGAAAAGCTTACGCAAGAGCTTGAGACATTGGCGTCTGAAAAAGGAATTGCTCTATCTAATGAGTCAATCGACGATGTGTTGACCTATGCGTTGTTCCCTCAAATAGGCCTTAAATTTCTGGAGAATCGTGGCGATGCGAGCGCCTTTGAGCCCGTTCCGACTGGCGAAGAGTTGGTTGCTAAGGCGCCAGTTGAAGCTGGCCCCGCTGTTTATACCGTAAGTGTGTCTGGGCAGAGTTACGTTGTTGAAGTGACCGATGGCGGTGATATCAGTCAAATTCAGCCAGTAGGTTCTGCGTCTGCCGCACCAGTTGCTGCCGCTGCGCCTGCTCCAGCGAGTGGTGGTGAAGACGTGCCAGCACCATTAGCGGGTAACATCTTTAAGGTACTTGTCTCTCCTGGGCAGCAGGTTCAAGAAGGCGAAACCATTATGATCTTGGAAGCTATGAAAATGGAGACTGAGATCTCAGCACCGAAATCTGGCGTTGTTGGCTCTATCTATGTCAAAGAAGGTGATGCGGTACAGGTAGGTCAAGCGCTTGTCTCTCTATAA